In Desulfovibrio legallii, one genomic interval encodes:
- a CDS encoding phosphoribosylaminoimidazolesuccinocarboxamide synthase, producing MKVVVKTQIDAYPLLSRGKVRDIYAVDDDTLLIVTTDRMSAFDVIMNDPIPYKGVILNKITLFWMEKFKDIIPNHLLESDVDRFPAALAPWKDELEGRAVLVRKAQPLPVECIVRGYITGSGWKDYQANGTLCGYALPADLRESDRLNPPLFTPSTKAALGQHDENISVARAAEILGAETAAQVERASLQIYAAGRAWAAERGIIVADTKFEFGFIDGKLHLIDEVLTPDSSRFWPAKGYEPGHGQPSFDKQYLRDWLKKQPWNMQPPPPPLPQDIVDATAARYREAYDILTK from the coding sequence ATGAAAGTTGTGGTCAAAACCCAGATCGACGCCTACCCTCTGCTTTCGCGCGGCAAGGTGCGCGACATCTATGCGGTGGACGACGATACCCTGCTCATCGTCACCACGGACCGCATGTCCGCCTTTGACGTCATCATGAATGATCCCATCCCCTACAAGGGCGTGATTTTGAACAAAATTACCCTGTTCTGGATGGAAAAATTCAAAGACATCATCCCCAACCACCTTCTGGAAAGCGATGTGGACCGCTTTCCCGCCGCCCTGGCCCCTTGGAAGGACGAGCTGGAAGGCCGCGCCGTACTCGTGCGCAAAGCGCAGCCCCTGCCGGTGGAGTGTATTGTGCGCGGCTACATCACCGGTTCGGGCTGGAAGGACTATCAAGCCAACGGCACGCTCTGCGGCTACGCCCTGCCCGCTGACCTGCGCGAATCCGACCGACTGAACCCGCCCCTGTTTACGCCCTCCACCAAGGCGGCGCTGGGCCAGCACGATGAAAACATCAGCGTGGCCAGGGCCGCCGAAATCCTGGGAGCGGAAACCGCCGCCCAGGTAGAGCGGGCCTCGCTGCAGATCTATGCCGCCGGACGCGCCTGGGCTGCAGAACGGGGCATCATCGTGGCCGACACCAAGTTTGAATTCGGTTTTATTGACGGCAAGCTGCACCTCATTGACGAGGTGCTCACGCCCGATTCCTCGCGCTTCTGGCCCGCCAAGGGCTACGAACCCGGCCACGGCCAGCCCAGCTTTGATAAGCAGTACCTGCGCGACTGGCTCAAAAAACAGCCCTGGAACATGCAGCCGCCCCCGCCGCCCCTGCCCCAGGACATTGTTGACGCCACTGCGGCCCGCTACCGTGAGGCCTATGACATTCTGACCAAATAA
- a CDS encoding nucleotide exchange factor GrpE: protein MQRHKMHHFYGQPFHDAAAGETAPETAPGDARGARPEDHAASKGAPVADEADLVTAPGEQPGQEMPVAEQAGDEDVVDMFMPDAAPADADVQARCKAEIEELRLRAAAEMDNFKKRLTREHQEQVRYAAEKVLGDLLPTLDNLDLALQYGSKDEACKDMLQGVAMTRKLLLDAVTRHGLRPVGEEGEEFNPGLHEAVGFDAKPDLAPHSVTRVLQRGYKLGERLLRPAKVMVNP from the coding sequence ATGCAGCGTCATAAGATGCACCATTTTTACGGGCAGCCCTTCCACGATGCGGCGGCAGGGGAGACCGCGCCCGAAACCGCCCCCGGCGATGCGCGGGGAGCCCGCCCTGAAGACCATGCCGCGTCCAAAGGCGCGCCCGTTGCGGATGAAGCGGACCTCGTGACGGCGCCCGGAGAGCAGCCCGGCCAGGAAATGCCCGTGGCCGAACAGGCCGGGGACGAGGATGTGGTGGACATGTTTATGCCCGACGCCGCCCCGGCGGATGCAGACGTCCAGGCTCGCTGCAAGGCGGAAATAGAAGAACTGCGCCTGCGCGCCGCAGCGGAGATGGACAATTTTAAAAAGCGCCTGACCCGCGAACATCAGGAACAGGTGCGCTATGCGGCTGAAAAGGTGCTGGGCGATTTGCTGCCGACCCTGGACAACCTGGATCTGGCTCTGCAGTACGGCAGCAAGGACGAAGCCTGCAAGGATATGCTGCAGGGCGTGGCCATGACCCGCAAACTTTTGCTGGACGCTGTGACCAGGCATGGCCTGCGTCCTGTGGGCGAAGAGGGCGAGGAATTTAATCCCGGCCTGCACGAAGCCGTGGGTTTTGACGCCAAGCCCGACTTGGCCCCGCATTCAGTGACCCGCGTGCTGCAGCGCGGCTATAAACTGGGCGAAAGGCTGCTGCGCCCGGCCAAGGTTATGGTCAACCCGTAG
- the hisD gene encoding histidinol dehydrogenase encodes MTCRILTLQHPQEWPKMSQWLQGRRNPGNEAEAAVQEILAAVRERGDAALVDYTRKFDCPDFALPLRVTEQEIARAAATVRIEDREIISAAAANIRAFHEAQVEKSWFLTRKDGSILGQQVLPVDAAGLYVPGGQGGNTPLISSLLMSAIPAQVAGTPRLAVCTPPRKDGSVNPHILAAAHLLDIDEVYRVGGAWSIAALAYGTESLAPVDVIAGPGNIFVTTAKRLVQGQVGIDMIAGPSEVLVVADSSANPAWLAADMLSQAEHDALASAICITDDPRLAEALNMELQKQCAALPRAAIAARSLADWGAIVLTPDLNAAVAVANQVAPEHLELCVRDPWAVLPFIRHAGAVFMGQHSPEAVGDYFAGPNHVLPTLGTARFSSALSVQTFCKKTSVVAASSSFLQQNRAAIAALARLEGLEAHARSVEVRGKK; translated from the coding sequence ATGACCTGTCGGATTCTGACCCTGCAACACCCGCAGGAATGGCCCAAGATGTCCCAGTGGCTGCAAGGCCGTCGCAACCCCGGCAACGAAGCCGAAGCGGCCGTGCAGGAAATTCTGGCCGCCGTGCGCGAGCGCGGCGACGCGGCTTTAGTAGACTACACCCGCAAATTCGACTGCCCGGATTTTGCCCTACCCCTGCGGGTGACCGAGCAGGAAATAGCCCGCGCCGCCGCCACAGTGCGCATTGAAGACCGCGAAATCATCAGCGCCGCCGCTGCCAACATCCGCGCTTTTCACGAGGCGCAGGTGGAAAAATCCTGGTTTCTCACCAGAAAAGACGGCAGCATCCTGGGCCAGCAGGTGCTGCCCGTGGACGCAGCGGGCCTCTATGTGCCCGGCGGACAAGGCGGCAACACGCCGCTCATCTCCAGCCTGCTCATGAGCGCCATCCCCGCCCAGGTGGCGGGCACGCCCCGTCTGGCCGTGTGCACCCCTCCCCGCAAGGACGGCAGCGTCAACCCCCACATCCTGGCCGCCGCGCACCTGCTGGACATTGACGAAGTTTACCGCGTGGGCGGGGCCTGGTCCATCGCGGCTCTGGCCTACGGCACTGAAAGCCTGGCGCCCGTGGACGTCATCGCCGGGCCCGGCAACATCTTTGTAACCACGGCCAAGCGGTTGGTGCAGGGGCAGGTGGGCATAGACATGATCGCCGGCCCCAGTGAAGTGCTGGTGGTGGCGGATTCCTCCGCCAACCCCGCTTGGCTTGCGGCGGACATGCTGTCACAGGCCGAGCACGATGCTCTGGCTTCGGCCATCTGCATCACCGACGACCCGCGCCTGGCCGAGGCTCTGAATATGGAACTGCAAAAGCAGTGTGCCGCCCTGCCCCGCGCCGCCATTGCCGCGCGTTCACTGGCGGACTGGGGGGCTATTGTGCTTACGCCCGACCTCAATGCGGCCGTGGCCGTAGCCAATCAGGTGGCCCCGGAGCATCTGGAACTCTGCGTGCGCGACCCCTGGGCCGTACTGCCGTTCATCCGCCACGCCGGGGCTGTGTTCATGGGCCAGCACAGTCCTGAGGCTGTGGGCGACTACTTTGCCGGCCCCAACCATGTGCTGCCTACCTTGGGTACGGCACGCTTCTCTTCGGCCCTGTCGGTGCAGACTTTTTGCAAAAAAACCAGTGTGGTGGCTGCCTCTTCCAGCTTTTTGCAGCAAAACAGGGCAGCCATTGCGGCCCTGGCCCGGCTGGAAGGGCTGGAGGCCCATGCCCGCTCCGTGGAAGTGCGGGGCAAAAAATAA